A genome region from Staphylococcus capitis subsp. capitis includes the following:
- a CDS encoding non-ribosomal peptide synthetase: MTIETLHFQHYFYQKYLQSTSTTKRVTYWVRLDQDIERHRLMYALLDVVQHQPQLRATFKHCNDQLRINVREFFPFIQIKEVNQCSKKVDITTYLNQELNSYYFNQLPLFNFTIYQFLDETFLLLDFHSMIFNDSQLDDFFKQLNIAYSYGLFHEHTVSDFYHMIKEMNVATDASNEDNQQHLNHFEMAHADQDCESYMPIKRNSEQPQVEHTSVDLESFDMTRLVTSTYLANYFLSQSNQVTLGIHFPMEYDKTDDMMLLNTLVAPLSLNIDTTLSADVIMNEWELAIDDMKANGTGFLSEPNASDMEFETIIHATQFNEYFELNHTEHKVHRLHSDSSLLADIEIYPRPHQGFDIVYNTNAYDELTIQTLVSLIRSINMQLTHNPSKIIKDIELCNENDFEIYQNINHSTSSSHYQTVMERFEYQVEQYPNQIALQYEQQSMTYAELNHHVNRLAQYLRHTYHVQPNDIIALLAERSIEMVIGMLGILKAGAGYLPIDPDYPEDRTTFIIEDAQPKAIVTYHATLQSDIPQIELDTFDWNGDEAETDNPSHINTDEDTAYIIYTSGTTGKPKGTVVPHRGIDRLVHEPNYVELNNQTVILLSGTVAFDAATFEIYGALLNGGCLVLTSKDTLLNPVQLGQTIVNQQVNTMWLTSSLFNQIASERIEALEPLTYLLIGGEVLNAKWVNLLNSRQRHPQIINGYGPTENTTFTTTYAIPDEMPNRIPIGQPINGTTVYVMQGEHLCGVGVPGELCIGGAGLAKGYLNQPELTAERFITSPFENECLYRSGDLVRLQEDGHIDYLSRIDKQVKIRGFRIELSEIEKAIEAIRDINKAVVIVREEEQDKQIVAYYEAQQSQSTSHLKEVLSETLPQYMIPVHFMKIDKIPITINGKLDKRALPDIDRVDLSNYVAPRNEGERIICQIFEDILHVDQVGIKDNFFELGGHSLRATLVVNRIESQLKKRLKVGDIMKLPTVEQLSQHIMEMQNEDYEVIPKAQRAEQYELSAVQKSMYLLWSVNPEDTVYNIPFLWRLSSELNVEQLKRALNQLIARHEILRTQYIVDGNEVKQRVAENVAADFKEVTTRLTDEQQIIQAFMQPFNLEQPSQMRVRYIHGPHEDYLFMDTHHSINDGMSNTILLADLNALYQEKSLPNLSLQYKDYSEWMAHRDLSIQRRYWLQQFEDGVPVLNMPTDYPRPSIKTTHGQMLTFHFDKNLKSQLQNYVEKHQMTDFMFFASAIMVLLHKYTRQDDIVIGSVISARTHRDTENMLGMFANTLLYRGHPTNDKTWEQLMSEVKETSLGAYEHQEYPFESLVNDLMDERDASRNPLFDVMLVLQNNETNHANFGHSQLTHIPPQTTTAKFDLSFIIEEDRDDYVVNIEYNTDLYAEETIHNLAYQLENIIQHVTSTQALKIQDIQESPDMLEWVETNVNHHTLYFPENNSLQQLFNHVVNEKKDEIALKMNGQSMTYDELNHYANRIANELMKNGVTYGERVALLIDRSFEMIASMIASWKIGASYVPIDITHPDKRIELMIEDAQVSAILTYGKEFDSNPLTIALESIDKESPVEKSFSEYEGSLEDELYSIYTSGTTGMPKGVAVRQRNVLNLVNAWTERLELSEDETFIQYANYVFDASAMDIYCSLLNGYTLVIANNEERTDTEQLQQLIERERITVASIPLQVCNVMEDFYIPKLITGGATSTPTFVRHISEHCDTYFNAYGPSESTVIASNWSYTKGEPIPSTIPIGQPLANIQVYILSGMQLCGVGVSGELCIAGESLTAGYLNRPELTAESFIDNPFGEGKLYRSGDLARYTHDGQIEFMGRIDNQVKVNGYRIELGEIENIINLVEGVSDSVVIVDQQGEHEVLHAYYVGDKDIKSDIVRQLNQYLPKYMIPKTVTAIDVIPLTRNDKVDESKLPRPQIQRNGYVEPRNDMERQFASIFADVLELPTIGIDDDFFEIGGTSLDAMVAVSKLKSHDINLTMQDIYQYKSIRHLAEVFEGGKELVEVELPDHLSQLQALVKRRYQLNVSNETQNSLGRVLLTGGTGFLGAYLINELQDQATKVTCLVRGQDIKDAHAKVEANLRSYFETDKVEELMDKVEVVLGDLANLDAFNVEDTIDTIIHAGARTDHFGDDENFIHVNVQSTEALLALAQQHQAKFIYISTISVGAVFDVHTEDKAFSEKDVYKQQLFTSPYTKSKFYSEIKVLEAVNDGLDAQIMRLGNLTSAYSGALNMTNLTTNRFSIMMHELLKISSIGEYFGKTSVDLSFIDITARHVVKIAASQAQSIIYHIYSPHTRTMQSVLENAKQTQMNIISDEEFEQMLLNNGMHEVIGLSSGDTTQVPAQIESEMTQHVIAQLGDGWPHVTSQWLRAWRDLLIEKFKESEEHE, translated from the coding sequence ATGACTATTGAAACATTGCATTTTCAACACTATTTTTATCAAAAATATTTACAATCAACTTCAACTACAAAGAGGGTGACGTACTGGGTTCGATTAGATCAAGATATCGAGCGTCATCGATTGATGTATGCACTGCTAGATGTAGTACAACATCAGCCGCAGTTGAGGGCGACATTCAAGCATTGTAACGACCAATTGCGCATCAATGTGCGAGAATTTTTCCCATTTATACAGATCAAAGAAGTGAATCAATGTTCTAAAAAAGTTGATATCACGACTTACCTCAACCAAGAGTTGAATTCCTACTATTTCAATCAATTACCTCTATTTAATTTTACAATTTATCAATTTTTAGATGAAACGTTCTTACTTTTAGATTTCCATTCCATGATTTTCAATGATAGCCAGTTAGATGATTTCTTTAAACAACTAAATATCGCGTATAGCTATGGTCTATTTCATGAACATACTGTATCGGATTTTTATCACATGATTAAAGAAATGAATGTAGCGACTGATGCTTCAAATGAGGACAATCAACAGCATTTAAATCACTTTGAAATGGCTCATGCCGATCAAGATTGTGAATCATACATGCCTATAAAACGAAATTCAGAACAACCACAAGTTGAACATACAAGTGTAGATCTTGAATCATTTGATATGACTCGTCTAGTTACAAGCACTTATTTAGCAAACTACTTTTTGAGTCAGTCTAATCAAGTGACGTTGGGAATTCATTTTCCAATGGAATATGACAAAACTGACGATATGATGTTACTTAACACACTTGTAGCACCACTGAGTTTAAATATAGACACTACGCTTTCTGCAGACGTAATTATGAATGAATGGGAATTAGCGATAGATGATATGAAAGCCAACGGGACAGGTTTCTTAAGTGAACCTAATGCAAGTGATATGGAATTCGAAACAATCATACATGCAACGCAATTTAACGAATACTTTGAGTTAAATCACACCGAACATAAAGTACATCGATTGCATAGTGATAGTTCTTTATTAGCTGACATAGAAATATATCCACGTCCTCACCAAGGCTTTGATATTGTATACAATACAAATGCCTATGATGAGCTAACGATTCAAACATTAGTTAGTTTAATTAGAAGTATTAATATGCAATTAACACATAATCCTTCAAAGATAATTAAAGATATAGAATTATGTAATGAAAATGATTTTGAAATCTATCAAAACATCAACCATTCAACAAGTTCATCACATTATCAAACGGTAATGGAACGTTTTGAATATCAAGTAGAACAGTATCCAAATCAAATAGCATTGCAATATGAACAACAATCCATGACATATGCGGAATTAAACCACCACGTGAATCGCTTGGCACAATATTTGCGACACACTTATCATGTACAGCCCAATGATATTATCGCGCTCTTGGCAGAACGAAGTATCGAAATGGTTATAGGCATGTTAGGTATTTTAAAGGCAGGCGCTGGATACTTACCGATTGATCCAGATTATCCGGAAGATAGAACAACCTTTATTATTGAAGATGCACAGCCTAAAGCAATCGTGACATATCATGCGACATTACAATCTGACATTCCTCAAATTGAACTAGACACATTTGATTGGAATGGCGACGAAGCGGAAACTGACAATCCAAGTCATATCAACACTGATGAGGATACTGCATACATCATTTATACTTCAGGTACAACAGGTAAGCCTAAAGGGACAGTGGTTCCTCATAGAGGGATTGATCGTTTAGTTCATGAACCTAATTATGTTGAATTAAATAATCAAACGGTCATTTTATTATCGGGAACTGTAGCGTTTGATGCTGCCACATTTGAAATTTATGGTGCGCTATTAAATGGTGGATGTTTAGTGTTAACGTCGAAAGATACTTTACTTAATCCTGTTCAATTAGGTCAAACGATTGTGAATCAACAAGTCAACACGATGTGGTTAACGTCATCCCTTTTCAATCAAATTGCAAGTGAACGTATCGAGGCGCTAGAACCCTTAACTTATCTATTAATTGGTGGTGAGGTGCTAAATGCGAAATGGGTGAATCTATTAAACTCACGTCAACGCCATCCTCAAATCATTAACGGTTATGGACCTACAGAGAATACGACATTCACGACGACTTATGCGATACCTGATGAAATGCCAAATCGAATTCCTATTGGTCAACCAATTAATGGAACGACGGTTTACGTGATGCAAGGCGAGCACTTATGTGGTGTAGGCGTGCCTGGAGAATTATGCATAGGTGGCGCTGGTCTGGCTAAGGGATATTTAAATCAACCAGAGCTCACTGCTGAAAGGTTTATCACCTCTCCCTTTGAAAATGAGTGCCTATACCGCAGTGGGGATTTAGTACGTCTTCAAGAAGACGGTCATATTGATTATCTCAGTCGTATCGATAAACAAGTTAAAATTCGTGGCTTTAGAATTGAACTATCAGAAATTGAAAAAGCAATTGAAGCGATTAGAGATATTAATAAAGCAGTCGTTATTGTGCGTGAAGAGGAGCAAGATAAACAAATTGTGGCATATTATGAAGCGCAACAATCTCAATCGACGAGTCACTTGAAAGAAGTGTTAAGTGAAACATTGCCACAATACATGATTCCAGTTCATTTCATGAAAATAGATAAAATACCTATCACTATCAATGGTAAATTAGACAAGCGAGCTTTACCGGATATTGATAGAGTTGATTTATCAAACTATGTGGCGCCACGTAACGAAGGTGAACGTATCATATGCCAAATCTTTGAAGATATCTTACATGTCGACCAAGTAGGTATTAAAGATAATTTCTTTGAACTTGGTGGGCACTCATTGCGTGCAACGTTAGTTGTAAATCGTATAGAATCTCAACTTAAGAAACGTTTAAAAGTCGGAGATATTATGAAATTACCGACTGTTGAACAATTAAGTCAACACATTATGGAAATGCAAAATGAAGACTATGAAGTCATACCTAAAGCGCAAAGAGCTGAGCAATACGAATTAAGTGCTGTTCAAAAAAGTATGTACTTATTGTGGAGTGTTAATCCTGAAGACACTGTTTATAATATTCCGTTCTTATGGCGATTGTCTTCTGAATTAAACGTAGAGCAATTGAAGCGAGCGTTGAACCAACTTATTGCACGTCACGAAATTTTAAGAACACAATATATAGTGGATGGCAATGAAGTGAAACAAAGAGTAGCAGAAAATGTTGCTGCTGATTTTAAAGAAGTGACGACACGACTTACAGATGAACAACAAATTATTCAGGCCTTTATGCAACCGTTTAATTTAGAGCAACCTAGTCAAATGCGTGTAAGATATATCCATGGTCCACATGAGGATTATTTGTTTATGGATACGCATCACAGTATCAATGACGGTATGAGTAATACGATTTTATTAGCAGATTTAAATGCTTTATATCAAGAAAAATCACTTCCTAATCTATCACTGCAATATAAAGATTATAGTGAATGGATGGCTCATCGAGATTTATCTATTCAACGTCGCTATTGGTTACAACAATTTGAAGATGGTGTTCCTGTATTAAATATGCCAACAGATTATCCAAGACCTAGTATTAAGACGACACATGGTCAAATGTTGACGTTCCATTTTGATAAGAACTTAAAATCACAGTTGCAAAATTATGTGGAGAAACATCAAATGACTGATTTCATGTTCTTTGCAAGTGCAATAATGGTATTGCTTCATAAATATACACGCCAAGATGACATTGTCATAGGGAGCGTTATAAGTGCCCGCACTCATCGTGACACTGAAAATATGCTTGGTATGTTTGCGAATACACTACTTTACCGTGGCCATCCAACGAACGATAAAACATGGGAACAATTGATGTCTGAAGTGAAAGAGACAAGTCTTGGTGCGTATGAACATCAAGAGTATCCATTTGAAAGCCTTGTTAACGATTTGATGGATGAACGAGATGCTTCGCGTAATCCGTTATTCGACGTAATGCTTGTATTACAAAATAACGAAACAAACCATGCTAACTTTGGACATAGTCAACTGACGCACATTCCACCTCAAACGACAACAGCTAAATTTGACTTGTCGTTTATCATTGAGGAAGATCGAGACGACTATGTGGTTAATATTGAATATAATACAGATTTATATGCGGAAGAGACGATTCATAATCTTGCTTACCAGCTTGAAAATATCATCCAACATGTGACATCTACTCAAGCTTTAAAAATTCAAGATATTCAAGAATCTCCGGATATGCTGGAATGGGTTGAAACAAATGTTAATCATCATACCCTATATTTCCCGGAAAATAATTCCCTACAGCAATTATTCAATCATGTAGTTAATGAGAAGAAAGATGAGATTGCACTGAAAATGAATGGGCAGTCAATGACGTATGATGAATTAAATCATTATGCAAATCGTATAGCCAATGAGCTTATGAAAAATGGAGTGACATATGGAGAGCGAGTTGCATTATTAATAGATAGAAGCTTTGAAATGATTGCGAGTATGATTGCATCATGGAAGATAGGTGCGTCGTATGTTCCAATTGATATAACGCATCCTGATAAACGTATTGAGTTAATGATTGAAGATGCTCAAGTTTCAGCCATTTTAACTTATGGTAAGGAGTTTGATTCTAACCCATTAACGATTGCATTAGAGTCTATTGATAAAGAATCGCCCGTTGAAAAGTCATTTTCAGAATATGAGGGTAGTCTAGAAGATGAACTTTATAGCATTTACACATCTGGAACAACTGGCATGCCTAAAGGTGTGGCCGTAAGACAACGTAATGTCTTAAACTTGGTAAATGCTTGGACAGAGAGACTTGAACTATCGGAAGATGAAACGTTTATTCAATATGCAAATTACGTCTTCGATGCATCTGCGATGGATATCTATTGCAGTCTGTTAAATGGTTATACACTTGTGATTGCAAACAATGAAGAACGTACTGATACAGAGCAGCTACAACAACTAATCGAAAGAGAACGTATTACGGTTGCATCTATACCACTTCAAGTTTGTAACGTAATGGAAGATTTCTATATACCTAAGTTAATTACTGGTGGTGCAACAAGTACTCCAACGTTTGTGCGTCATATTTCAGAGCATTGCGATACGTACTTTAATGCGTATGGACCTTCTGAATCCACAGTGATTGCTTCAAATTGGTCATACACTAAAGGTGAGCCTATTCCATCAACAATACCTATAGGACAACCTTTAGCTAACATTCAAGTATACATTTTATCGGGTATGCAATTGTGTGGTGTAGGTGTTTCAGGAGAATTGTGTATCGCAGGTGAAAGTTTAACGGCTGGTTATTTGAATCGACCTGAACTTACTGCTGAATCTTTCATAGATAATCCATTTGGTGAAGGCAAATTATATCGCAGTGGTGACCTTGCAAGATATACACATGATGGTCAAATTGAATTTATGGGACGAATAGATAATCAAGTTAAAGTCAATGGTTACCGTATCGAACTTGGAGAAATCGAAAACATTATCAATTTAGTAGAGGGCGTTTCTGATAGCGTAGTTATCGTTGATCAACAAGGAGAACATGAAGTTCTACATGCCTATTATGTAGGCGATAAAGACATTAAGTCAGACATCGTAAGACAGTTAAATCAATACTTACCTAAGTACATGATTCCAAAAACTGTCACAGCAATTGATGTTATTCCGTTAACACGTAATGATAAAGTAGATGAATCAAAATTACCTCGTCCACAAATTCAAAGAAATGGATATGTAGAACCTAGAAATGATATGGAACGCCAATTTGCTTCAATATTTGCTGACGTGTTAGAGCTTCCGACGATAGGCATAGACGATGACTTCTTCGAAATAGGTGGTACGTCACTAGATGCGATGGTTGCGGTATCTAAGCTTAAATCTCATGATATAAATCTCACTATGCAAGATATATATCAATATAAATCAATAAGACATTTGGCAGAAGTATTTGAAGGCGGAAAAGAGCTAGTGGAAGTTGAACTTCCAGATCACTTGTCTCAACTTCAAGCATTAGTCAAACGTCGTTACCAATTGAATGTAAGTAATGAGACTCAAAACTCGCTTGGAAGAGTTCTCCTTACTGGAGGTACTGGTTTCTTAGGTGCATATCTAATTAATGAGTTACAAGACCAAGCTACTAAAGTGACATGCTTAGTAAGAGGTCAAGATATCAAAGATGCACATGCTAAAGTTGAAGCGAATTTACGTAGCTACTTCGAGACAGATAAAGTTGAAGAACTCATGGATAAGGTAGAGGTAGTTCTAGGAGACTTAGCAAACTTAGATGCATTTAACGTTGAAGATACAATTGATACAATCATTCATGCTGGGGCGCGTACAGATCATTTCGGAGATGATGAAAACTTTATTCACGTAAACGTACAGAGTACCGAAGCTTTATTAGCTCTAGCACAGCAACATCAAGCGAAATTTATATACATTTCGACAATTAGTGTTGGAGCAGTCTTTGATGTCCACACCGAGGATAAGGCTTTTTCTGAAAAAGATGTTTATAAACAACAATTATTTACATCACCTTATACAAAAAGTAAATTCTATAGTGAAATCAAAGTTTTAGAAGCGGTTAATGATGGTTTAGATGCTCAAATTATGAGACTAGGGAATTTAACAAGTGCTTATTCTGGCGCGTTAAACATGACAAATCTTACGACAAACCGTTTTTCAATTATGATGCATGAATTATTAAAAATATCATCTATTGGAGAATATTTCGGTAAAACATCTGTAGACTTATCATTTATTGATATTACCGCACGTCATGTTGTGAAGATTGCTGCATCCCAAGCGCAATCAATTATTTATCATATTTATTCTCCTCATACGAGAACTATGCAAAGCGTATTAGAGAATGCAAAACAAACTCAGATGAATATCATTAGTGACGAGGAATTTGAACAAATGTTGCTTAATAATGGTATGCATGAGGTTATCGGTTTAAGTAGCGGAGATACAACCCAAGTTCCCGCACAAATCGAATCTGAGATGACCCAACATGTTATAGCACAGTTAGGTGACGGATGGCCTCATGTCACTTCTCAATGGTTACGTGCTTGGAGAGATTTACTCATTGAAAAATTTAAAGAATCTGAGGAACATGAATGA
- a CDS encoding YSIRK-type signal peptide-containing protein (The YSIRK form of extended signal peptide directs nascent proteins to the cross-wall site, while signal peptides lacking YSIRK direct proteins instead to the cell pole. A large fraction of YSIRK proteins are surface proteins anchored by sortase-mediated processing of a C-terminal LPXTG motif.) encodes MKNRKNSYSIRKLSVGASSIIVASMLFIGGGAAHAAEQDVQGNSESHTAQSHGADNENLSEPQTNDQKDSQTVETKNDTSSAIHKDETQNQAQTNTANHPSNNDNQSNEDLTTDQSTSEQTDKDQSKEQPVDNQTTEDKQSKQDINQSNLQKQSPENNDGQESKTQQDTVNKQESAAKTTPAKENQDNKQQNLDENANTTTQESNSEVAKVRNNEETSKSEDTQSDNEKEQTTSEDVKDQASSYENTSESSQNNKADETTPNNDKDKTNKTQPEQRNHKVSSSTQNKELNRETTQQSKDNEQQSDVAEKEAPVEALNNDQQSNSSQKDAKDKQLKVNDLKNDKATDHPSPSDKDDQSKKGLNTLTRNAIATPKKKSAQQAETKVKKQGDKSFPQIQYKNHDPIILVHGFNGYTADNGPVLGHNYWGGKRIKLTQELRAKGYNVSEASVSAFGSNYDRAVELYYYIKGGTVDYGAAHAAKYGHDRYGKTYAGAYRDWKPGQKIHLIGHSMGGQTVRLLEEMLRKGNPEEVKYQKKHGGDISPLYKGGQDNMVSSITTLAAPHNGTHAADIGNEPFIRQLAYDYAKFQGSKHSKVDVGLKQWGLAQRDDETNAEYLKRVKNTSKIWKTKDNAFYDLSREGTSKLNHHTSLNPNIVYKTYSGESTRPALNGRQKADINMGMSYIVTGNVIGKVPEKEWRVNDGLVSVVSAQHPFNQAYTPATKDIKKGVWQVMPVKHEWDHGDFVGSDGTEARISVDDLRAFWDSIAEEIVQNEKVTDK; translated from the coding sequence ATGAAAAACAGAAAGAACTCTTACAGTATTCGTAAATTAAGTGTTGGTGCGTCTTCAATCATTGTCGCATCGATGTTATTTATTGGGGGCGGCGCTGCACACGCGGCAGAACAGGATGTACAAGGGAATTCTGAAAGTCATACAGCACAATCACACGGGGCAGATAATGAAAATTTAAGTGAGCCACAAACGAATGATCAAAAAGATAGCCAAACAGTTGAAACTAAGAATGATACTTCATCAGCTATACATAAAGATGAAACACAAAACCAAGCGCAAACAAACACTGCGAACCATCCATCAAACAATGATAATCAATCTAATGAAGACCTAACGACAGATCAATCTACTTCGGAACAGACAGATAAAGATCAATCAAAAGAACAACCAGTTGATAATCAAACTACAGAAGATAAACAATCAAAACAAGATATTAATCAATCAAACTTACAAAAGCAATCACCTGAAAATAATGATGGACAAGAAAGTAAAACTCAACAAGATACAGTAAATAAGCAGGAAAGTGCAGCTAAAACAACACCTGCAAAAGAAAATCAAGATAATAAACAGCAAAATTTAGATGAAAATGCTAATACAACAACACAAGAGTCAAATTCAGAAGTAGCAAAGGTTCGAAATAATGAGGAAACTTCAAAATCTGAAGATACTCAATCAGATAATGAAAAAGAGCAAACAACATCTGAGGACGTGAAAGATCAAGCATCTTCATATGAAAATACATCAGAGTCTTCTCAAAATAATAAAGCTGATGAAACAACACCTAATAACGACAAAGATAAAACAAATAAAACTCAACCAGAGCAACGTAATCATAAAGTATCATCTTCAACTCAAAATAAAGAATTAAATCGTGAAACAACACAGCAATCTAAAGATAATGAACAACAAAGCGATGTTGCAGAAAAAGAAGCTCCAGTAGAAGCTTTAAATAATGATCAACAGTCAAATTCATCTCAAAAAGATGCAAAAGATAAACAACTTAAAGTAAATGATTTAAAGAATGATAAAGCGACAGACCATCCTTCACCTAGTGATAAAGATGATCAATCTAAAAAAGGATTAAATACGTTAACACGCAATGCGATTGCTACACCTAAAAAGAAATCAGCACAACAAGCTGAAACAAAAGTTAAAAAGCAAGGCGATAAATCCTTCCCACAAATTCAATATAAAAACCATGATCCAATCATACTTGTTCATGGTTTCAACGGATATACTGCAGATAATGGACCAGTACTAGGTCATAACTACTGGGGTGGTAAACGAATTAAACTTACACAAGAGCTAAGAGCTAAAGGTTACAACGTTAGTGAAGCGAGCGTGAGTGCATTCGGCAGTAACTATGATAGAGCCGTGGAATTATATTACTATATTAAAGGCGGTACAGTTGATTACGGTGCTGCACATGCTGCTAAATACGGTCATGATCGTTATGGTAAAACATATGCTGGGGCGTATCGCGATTGGAAGCCTGGTCAAAAAATTCATTTAATTGGTCATAGTATGGGTGGACAGACTGTTCGTTTACTAGAAGAAATGCTTCGAAAAGGTAACCCTGAAGAAGTTAAATATCAAAAGAAACACGGTGGCGACATTTCTCCTTTATATAAAGGTGGCCAAGATAACATGGTTTCTTCAATCACGACATTAGCAGCACCACACAATGGTACTCATGCAGCTGATATCGGCAACGAACCATTTATTCGCCAACTTGCATATGATTACGCTAAATTCCAAGGTAGTAAACATTCAAAAGTTGACGTAGGTTTAAAACAATGGGGTCTTGCTCAAAGAGACGATGAAACGAATGCTGAATATCTAAAACGTGTTAAGAATACTAGTAAGATATGGAAAACGAAAGATAATGCATTCTATGATTTAAGTCGTGAAGGTACAAGTAAGTTAAATCACCATACGTCACTCAATCCAAATATTGTATATAAAACATACAGTGGGGAATCAACAAGACCAGCATTGAATGGTAGACAAAAAGCTGATATTAATATGGGTATGTCCTATATCGTTACAGGCAATGTGATTGGTAAAGTTCCTGAGAAAGAATGGAGAGTGAATGATGGCTTAGTTTCAGTTGTTTCAGCACAACATCCATTTAACCAAGCATACACACCTGCAACGAAAGATATTAAAAAAGGTGTATGGCAAGTAATGCCTGTAAAACATGAATGGGATCACGGTGATTTCGTTGGATCAGATGGTACAGAAGCACGTATTTCAGTAGATGATTTAAGAGCATTCTGGGACAGCATTGCTGAAGAAATTGTTCAAAATGAAAAAGTAACAGATAAATAA
- a CDS encoding 4'-phosphopantetheinyl transferase superfamily protein, giving the protein MTLFLTKINDDITNIEHRLFQSYRQLKKPERSKYRFKKDRVMHQIGDMLIQYCIEQCYGLNINQWKYHVTKNGKIEIQSRKHINVNLSYSFPYIVCAIDQHPVGVDIEEIKDLNYLNLATQFSVNEFNQVRQLKDFYTIWTKKESYTKLIGEGLLKGLDVYDVTQPLYYQDDKVFFQEYICQDRMIHLCSNHSRKHEIVKKSLDCLF; this is encoded by the coding sequence ATGACACTATTTTTAACGAAAATAAATGATGACATAACAAATATTGAACATCGTTTATTTCAATCATATCGACAATTAAAGAAACCTGAACGTTCAAAATATCGTTTTAAAAAAGATCGTGTCATGCATCAAATAGGAGATATGTTGATTCAGTACTGTATCGAGCAATGTTATGGTCTGAACATAAATCAGTGGAAGTATCATGTTACAAAGAATGGTAAGATTGAGATTCAAAGTAGGAAACATATTAATGTGAATCTTTCATACAGTTTTCCGTATATTGTATGCGCCATTGATCAACATCCAGTAGGCGTCGATATTGAAGAAATTAAAGATTTGAATTATTTAAACTTGGCTACACAATTTTCCGTAAATGAATTTAACCAAGTACGACAATTAAAAGATTTTTATACAATTTGGACGAAAAAAGAAAGTTATACGAAATTGATAGGAGAAGGGTTACTCAAAGGCTTAGATGTTTATGACGTAACACAGCCCTTATACTATCAAGATGACAAGGTGTTCTTTCAAGAATATATATGCCAAGATAGAATGATTCATTTGTGTTCAAATCATAGCCGTAAACATGAGATAGTTAAAAAATCACTAGATTGTTTATTTTAA